Proteins from a single region of Mustela erminea isolate mMusErm1 chromosome X, mMusErm1.Pri, whole genome shotgun sequence:
- the LOC116582145 gene encoding uncharacterized protein C9orf85-like: MSSQKGNVARSRPQRHQNTVSFKNDDDKFDKSVQTKKINAKLHDGVFQQHKEGLEMCVTYSNYKPLSKP, from the exons ATGAGCTCCCAGAAGGGGAATGTGGCTCGCTCCAGGCCTCAGAGGCATCAGAATACAGTTAGCTTCAAAAATGACGA tgaCAAGTTTGATAAGAGTGTTCAGaccaaaaaaattaatgcaaagcTTCATGATGGAGTTTTTCAGCAGCATAAAGAAGGTCTTGAAATGTGTGTAACATACAGCAATTATAAACCATTGTCAAAgccttaa